One Glycocaulis abyssi DNA window includes the following coding sequences:
- the kdsA gene encoding 3-deoxy-8-phosphooctulonate synthase, protein MTAPNSVVTLARGTHPAFEIGNTRPLTFIAGPCQLESRQHGLEVSAMLKEIGERLGCQIIYKTSFDKANRTSASAQRGIGLEDSLPIFAEIRETTGLPVLTDIHTAEQCAIAAQAVDVLQIPAFLSRQTDLLVAAAQTGKAINVKKGQFLAPWDMKNVVAKITGAGNPNVFACERGASFGYNTLVSDMRALPIMASIGCPVVFDATHSVQQPGGQGASSGGQREFVPYLARAAVSLGVAAVFMETHPDPDNAPSDGPNMIPLKHFEAIAADLLEFDRMAKASPVMAL, encoded by the coding sequence ATGACCGCTCCCAATTCCGTTGTGACGCTGGCTCGCGGCACGCATCCCGCGTTCGAGATCGGCAATACCCGCCCGCTCACCTTCATCGCCGGGCCTTGCCAGCTGGAAAGCCGCCAGCACGGGCTGGAAGTGTCTGCCATGCTCAAGGAGATCGGCGAGCGTCTGGGTTGCCAGATCATCTACAAGACCTCGTTTGACAAGGCGAACCGCACCAGCGCCAGCGCCCAGCGCGGCATCGGCCTTGAAGACTCGCTGCCGATCTTTGCAGAAATCCGCGAGACCACGGGCCTTCCGGTCCTCACCGATATCCACACCGCCGAACAGTGCGCCATCGCCGCCCAGGCGGTCGATGTGCTGCAGATACCCGCCTTCCTGTCCCGTCAGACCGACCTGCTGGTCGCTGCGGCGCAAACCGGCAAGGCGATCAATGTGAAGAAGGGCCAGTTCCTCGCGCCGTGGGACATGAAGAATGTCGTCGCCAAGATCACCGGCGCGGGCAATCCGAATGTGTTTGCCTGCGAACGCGGCGCGAGCTTTGGCTATAACACGCTGGTCTCCGACATGCGCGCGCTGCCGATCATGGCCAGTATCGGCTGCCCTGTTGTTTTCGATGCGACGCATTCGGTGCAACAACCCGGCGGGCAGGGTGCTTCGTCCGGCGGCCAGCGCGAGTTCGTGCCGTATCTGGCCCGCGCGGCGGTCTCCCTTGGCGTCGCGGCGGTGTTCATGGAAACCCACCCCGATCCGGACAATGCACCGTCTGACGGGCCGAACATGATCCCGCTGAAGCATTTTGAGGCGATTGCAGCTGATTTGCTGGAGTTTGACCGCATGGCCAAGGCAAGCCCCGTAATGGCGCTTTAG
- the rfaE2 gene encoding D-glycero-beta-D-manno-heptose 1-phosphate adenylyltransferase: protein MQRQEASILLGAIAGKRALVVGDVLLDSFVYGEVKRISREAPVPILSENRREMMLGGAGNLVRNLISLGGGASVISVAGNDPQGDAVEALLTDCGTDGCNLIRQPGRSTPTKTRYVSGSQQMFCVDCDPGTAISHDSERAVIEAVSAALASADVIILSDYGRGMLTPDVCRQVISLARAAGKPVCVDPRGADYSRYGGATLIKPNAQELADEVGLPVGTDVETEAALAALKSRLSTTPALVVTRGGKGMSLIENGQVHHHRARPRSVYDVSGAGDTALAALSLGVAAGLPLVDTMALADLAAGTAVGKTGTATVSPEELLDSAIPGAGDVDWRVLGREQAASTVSSWHRDGLKVGFTNGCFDILHPGHLASLRHARSVCDRLVVGLNSDASVTRLKGEGRPVNPAAHRAAMLAALESVDRVVVFEEDTPEELIRAIAPDVLVKGADYKPEDLPGADFIKSRGGEIVIAPLQPGFSTTALVEKMKAHSA from the coding sequence ATGCAGCGCCAGGAAGCCTCCATCCTGCTCGGTGCAATCGCTGGCAAGCGCGCGCTTGTGGTCGGCGACGTGCTGCTGGATTCCTTCGTCTATGGCGAGGTGAAGCGCATTTCGCGTGAGGCGCCGGTGCCGATCCTGTCGGAGAACCGCCGGGAAATGATGCTGGGCGGGGCGGGCAATCTGGTACGCAATCTGATCAGTCTGGGCGGCGGCGCCAGCGTGATCAGTGTCGCCGGAAATGATCCGCAGGGCGACGCGGTTGAAGCGCTTCTGACCGACTGCGGCACAGATGGCTGCAACCTTATCCGCCAGCCCGGCCGGAGCACGCCGACCAAGACACGCTATGTCTCCGGCAGCCAGCAAATGTTCTGTGTGGACTGCGATCCCGGCACCGCGATCAGCCATGATAGCGAACGCGCGGTCATCGAAGCGGTGAGCGCCGCGCTGGCCAGCGCAGATGTTATCATCCTGTCTGACTACGGCAGGGGGATGCTGACACCCGATGTTTGCCGGCAGGTAATTTCGCTGGCGCGCGCCGCCGGCAAGCCGGTCTGCGTTGACCCGCGCGGCGCGGACTATTCACGTTATGGCGGCGCAACGCTCATCAAGCCGAACGCGCAGGAGCTTGCCGACGAGGTGGGCCTGCCGGTTGGGACGGATGTGGAAACGGAAGCGGCTCTTGCGGCCCTGAAGTCGCGCCTGTCCACTACCCCTGCGCTGGTGGTCACGCGTGGCGGCAAGGGGATGAGCCTGATCGAGAATGGCCAGGTCCACCATCACCGCGCCCGTCCGCGCTCTGTCTATGATGTGTCCGGCGCTGGCGACACGGCGCTGGCCGCGCTTTCGCTCGGCGTGGCGGCCGGTCTTCCGCTTGTCGATACGATGGCACTGGCTGACCTCGCTGCTGGTACCGCGGTCGGCAAGACCGGCACCGCCACCGTGTCGCCCGAAGAATTGCTCGATAGCGCCATTCCCGGCGCAGGCGATGTGGACTGGCGGGTTCTGGGGCGCGAGCAGGCCGCCAGCACCGTCAGCTCCTGGCACCGTGACGGGCTGAAGGTCGGCTTCACCAATGGCTGCTTTGACATTCTTCATCCCGGGCATCTCGCCTCTCTGCGCCATGCCCGATCGGTCTGTGACCGGCTGGTGGTGGGGCTCAATAGCGATGCGTCGGTAACGCGCCTCAAGGGCGAGGGACGGCCAGTGAACCCTGCTGCCCACCGCGCGGCCATGCTGGCCGCGCTGGAGAGCGTGGACCGGGTGGTGGTCTTTGAAGAAGACACGCCCGAGGAACTGATCCGCGCGATAGCTCCCGATGTCCTGGTGAAGGGCGCTGACTACAAGCCCGAAGACCTGCCGGGCGCGGACTTTATCAAGTCTCGCGGCGGCGAGATCGTGATTGCGCCCCTACAGCCCGGATTTTCCACCACCGCGCTGGTGGAAAAGATGAAGGCGCACAGCGCCTAG